A single Cupriavidus sp. D39 DNA region contains:
- a CDS encoding NADH:flavin oxidoreductase/NADH oxidase family protein has product MTTTLFTPLTLPNGSALPNRIAKAAMEENLADAGQLPGAALWRLYAAWGAGGAGLLITGNVMIDGRALTGPGGVVLERNTPLEPFKRWAAAARQHGARIWMQINHPGRQVLAALGHQAWAPSAVALDLGRHSKLFAEPRAMTTAKIHEVIERFADTAAAAETAGFDGVQIHAAHGYLISQFLSPLTNRRNDEWGGSLENRARLLLSVVRAVRARVRSGFCVAVKLNSADFQRGGFSEDEARQIVLWLNDQAVDLVELSGGSYESPAMQGRTADGRSLAREAYFLTFASDVAAIAAMPVMTTGGIRRQSIAEAVLHEGVDVAGMASALASVPDLPNRWRDGQAVDASIIQVRWQDKAAAGLATMALVKRRLRAIAAGGHPRRCYSPVYSLVLDQIRTRKLTRRYREWNDTRI; this is encoded by the coding sequence CGGCACTGTGGCGTCTCTATGCCGCCTGGGGTGCCGGCGGTGCGGGTCTGCTGATCACCGGCAACGTGATGATCGACGGAAGAGCGCTGACCGGTCCCGGCGGCGTCGTGCTGGAGCGGAACACGCCACTCGAACCGTTCAAGCGGTGGGCGGCCGCCGCTCGCCAGCATGGCGCCCGGATATGGATGCAGATCAATCATCCGGGCCGCCAGGTTCTTGCAGCGCTGGGTCACCAGGCGTGGGCACCGTCCGCCGTTGCGCTCGACCTCGGCCGGCACAGCAAATTGTTCGCCGAACCGCGCGCGATGACGACGGCCAAGATTCACGAGGTCATCGAGCGCTTCGCCGACACGGCCGCGGCGGCCGAAACGGCCGGATTCGACGGGGTGCAGATCCACGCGGCACACGGCTACCTGATTTCGCAGTTCCTGTCGCCGCTGACCAATCGGCGCAACGACGAATGGGGCGGCTCGCTGGAAAACCGGGCCAGACTTCTGCTGTCCGTCGTGCGTGCGGTACGTGCGCGAGTTCGGTCCGGATTCTGCGTCGCGGTCAAACTCAATTCCGCCGACTTCCAGCGGGGCGGATTCTCCGAGGACGAAGCCCGGCAAATCGTGCTGTGGCTCAACGACCAGGCCGTTGACCTCGTCGAACTGTCCGGCGGAAGCTACGAGAGCCCGGCGATGCAAGGCCGCACCGCGGACGGCCGCTCGCTGGCCCGCGAAGCGTATTTCCTGACGTTCGCCAGCGACGTTGCCGCCATCGCGGCGATGCCGGTGATGACGACAGGCGGCATTCGCCGGCAGTCGATCGCGGAAGCGGTACTGCACGAAGGTGTCGACGTCGCCGGGATGGCGAGCGCGCTGGCGTCCGTACCGGACCTACCGAATCGCTGGCGCGACGGTCAGGCTGTAGACGCATCGATCATCCAGGTCCGATGGCAGGACAAGGCAGCTGCCGGACTCGCGACGATGGCGCTCGTCAAGCGTCGCTTGCGCGCGATCGCCGCAGGCGGGCACCCGCGGCGCTGTTACTCGCCGGTCTACAGTCTCGTGCTCGACCAGATCCGGACGCGCAAATTGACGCGGCGTTACCGTGAGTGGAACGACACTCGTATCTGA